In Desertibacillus haloalkaliphilus, a single genomic region encodes these proteins:
- a CDS encoding putative bifunctional diguanylate cyclase/phosphodiesterase, with translation MREQRDEEHQFQWFRKISEAHIDAVLLLNPKRRVIAVNHQWKRLMKTQATLTGAPFDQWVADKDKEQVQAAFSKLSGGKSQQVSAQLVVAAHQVTVEITFVPITKGTDVTAVYTVVKYMSLETSKEGQMINRTGDDVLTELPNRRLFIERLEQSIEAAIQTEEQLAVLFVDIDRFKVINDTLGHVLGDLALTEITKRINECLCNSEFLGRMGGDEFILLIPQMDHLDEAFAVAESIRDVISLPLDIEGYEFTLTSSIGIAALPQNGTNAETLIKCADAAMYRAKANGAERIQLYSAEMNRGFNEWFQVENDLRKALEREEFELYYQPQFDTRTKALTGVEVLVRWHHPNNGLVPPAKFIPIAEETGLIVPIGEWILRQACKQKKRWIDEGYPEIPISVNLSLRQFMQKNIVERVAEIIDETGIPPHLLDLEITESVTIDLNRTLRILNELKQLGITISLDDFGTGYSSLQYLSIFPIDELKIDKSFIDGIGMSTNNEAIIPMIINLGHTLKLQVVAEGVETKEQLDFLMKHSCDVVQGYYYSKPLAESEYDSFVKRRHDR, from the coding sequence ATGAGGGAACAAAGAGATGAAGAACATCAGTTTCAGTGGTTTAGAAAGATAAGTGAAGCCCATATAGATGCTGTGCTTTTACTTAATCCGAAGAGGCGTGTTATCGCTGTTAATCATCAATGGAAACGTTTAATGAAAACTCAAGCGACCTTGACCGGAGCTCCATTTGACCAGTGGGTGGCGGATAAGGACAAAGAACAAGTCCAGGCGGCTTTTTCGAAGCTGTCAGGAGGTAAGTCGCAACAAGTCTCTGCACAGCTCGTTGTCGCCGCACATCAGGTTACTGTTGAAATAACGTTTGTGCCGATTACTAAAGGCACGGATGTCACTGCAGTCTATACGGTCGTGAAATATATGTCTCTAGAAACATCGAAAGAGGGGCAAATGATCAACCGCACTGGCGATGATGTTTTAACGGAGTTACCGAACCGGCGCTTATTTATTGAGCGTCTCGAACAGTCAATCGAAGCAGCAATTCAAACCGAAGAACAATTAGCCGTTCTGTTCGTTGATATTGACCGTTTTAAAGTGATTAATGACACGCTAGGGCATGTGCTTGGTGACCTTGCCTTAACGGAAATTACGAAACGTATCAATGAATGTCTCTGTAACAGTGAGTTCCTTGGACGCATGGGGGGAGACGAATTTATCTTGTTAATCCCCCAAATGGACCACCTCGACGAGGCATTTGCTGTGGCTGAATCAATTCGCGATGTCATTAGTCTGCCACTTGATATTGAGGGGTATGAGTTCACATTAACATCGAGCATTGGAATTGCTGCCTTACCTCAAAACGGAACCAATGCAGAAACATTAATTAAATGCGCGGATGCAGCGATGTACCGAGCGAAGGCAAACGGTGCTGAACGTATACAATTGTATTCAGCAGAAATGAATCGTGGTTTCAATGAATGGTTTCAAGTAGAGAACGACTTGAGGAAGGCGCTTGAACGCGAGGAATTTGAGCTTTATTATCAACCGCAATTTGACACACGCACGAAAGCGCTGACTGGTGTAGAGGTGCTAGTCAGGTGGCATCACCCTAATAACGGTCTCGTACCACCAGCTAAATTCATTCCGATTGCAGAGGAGACGGGGTTAATTGTCCCTATCGGTGAATGGATATTACGTCAGGCCTGTAAGCAAAAAAAACGATGGATTGATGAAGGATATCCGGAAATACCAATCTCAGTGAATCTCTCATTGCGTCAATTTATGCAAAAAAATATTGTTGAACGCGTTGCTGAGATTATCGACGAAACTGGAATTCCACCGCACTTACTAGATTTAGAAATTACCGAGAGTGTAACGATTGATCTTAATCGGACACTTAGAATTTTAAATGAGTTAAAACAGTTAGGTATTACGATTAGTCTTGATGACTTTGGTACCGGCTATAGCTCTTTGCAATATTTAAGTATATTCCCAATTGATGAGTTGAAAATTGATAAATCATTTATTGATGGCATTGGTATGAGCACTAATAATGAAGCAATTATTCCGATGATTATTAACTTAGGCCATACTCTCAAATTGCAAGTCGTCGCAGAAGGTGTGGAAACAAAGGAACAATTGGACTTTTTGATGAAACATAGCTGTGATGTAGTGCAGGGCTATTATTATAGTAAACCGCTTGCGGAAAGCGAATATGATTCATTTGTAAAACGACGACACGATCGCTAG